A window of the Henckelia pumila isolate YLH828 chromosome 3, ASM3356847v2, whole genome shotgun sequence genome harbors these coding sequences:
- the LOC140889090 gene encoding uncharacterized protein produces the protein MKPQSSVHQQQIRYEGGDSSSNKRYWFRPKGKQFKKQGSSSSSFGGSKTYVLSQGSGSTGWFCSKCGGRHSSDACKGVSGTCNLCNRPGHYARVCPTQGTSQGSTQADRQAPAVHSFQSSEDQAQAAPDNVIAGNCVLSSYPAYVLIDTGASHTFIAKKFVELHALPVERLSSVFTISSPMGKYKTSASIVRGCEIQFDSNAIELDCIVLDIFPDEIPGLPPMREIDFSIELVPVTLPISKAPYRMAPLELKELKDQLEDLLNKGYIRPSVSPWGAPDSFVYSKIDLRSGYHQLRTKTEHAEHLRIVLQILRTEHLYDMLSKCEFWLDRVVFLVHVISGDGFSSIAKPITQLTQKNTPFVWTHECEASFVELKKRLTSAPVLSIPSGIGGFTVYSDASHKGKSNAVADALSRKVCDLSLSTMCVSQLIEDCCVSGLDFETDIQPVQVYAITAEPELFIRIKEAQKTDQNVLNSIERIRTGQELEFQMAPFQELYCRKCRSPLFWDDLSETPVTGPDMIREISEKGDRVFLKISPFRGTVRFGKRGKLSPRFIGPCEILDKVGDLAYRLELPPALSGIHDVFHVSMLRKYEPDASHILHPDEAELDKKLSYFERPIQILDHKERQLRNKSIPLVKLLFKIMLSDLAGLW, from the exons ATGAAACCTCAATCATCCGTTCATCAGCAACAAATCAGGTATGAAGGAGGTGATAGCAGTAGCAACAAAAGATATTGGTTTCGGCCcaaaggtaaacagttcaagaagcaaGGAAGTAGTTCCTCTAGTTTTGGTGGTTCAAAGACATATGTATTAAGTCAGGGTTCAGGGTCTACAGGTTGGTTTTGTAGTAAATGTGGGGGAAGACATTCTAGTGATGCTTGCAAAGGAGTTTCTGGAACTTGTAATCTCTGCAACCGGCCAGGACATTATGCCAGAGTGTGTCCTACACAGGGAACATCACAGGGATCAACTCAGGCTGATAGACAAGCTCCTGCTGTGCATTCCTTTCAATCTTCAG aagatCAGGCACAGGCGGCACCGGacaatgtgattgcaggtaattgtGTTCTCTCtagttatcctgcttatgtgttgATTGACACTGGAGCATCACATACTTTTATAGCTAAAAAATTTGTTgaattgcatgctttgcctgttgagCGTTTATCTTCTGTATTTACTATCTCATCGCCCATGGGAAAATATAAGACATCTGCCAGTATAGTCAGGGGTTGTGAAATACAGTTTGACAGTAATGCAATTGAGCttgattgtatagtacttg ATATTTTTCCGGATGAAATACCGGGACTGCCTCCAAtgcgtgagattgatttcagtaTCGAGTTGGTACCAGTTACATTACCTATCTCTAAAGCTCCTTATAGGATGGCACCACttgaactgaaagagttgaaagatcaacttgaagatttgctGAACAAAGGTTACATTAGGCCGAGTGTgtcaccttggggcgctccg GATTCTTtcgtctattcaaagattgatttgaggtctggttatcaccagttgagg ACTAAGACTgagcatgcagagcatttgaggattgttttgcagattttgagaactgAGCATTTGTATGATATGCTGtccaagtgtgagttttggttggacagaGTTGTGTTTCTTGTCCATGTTATTTCAGGAGAcg GATTTTCTagcattgcgaagccgattacccagttaaCACAGAAGAATACTCCGTTTGTTTGGACACAtgaatgtgaagctagttttgtGGAACTGAAGAAAAGGCTAACTAGTGCACCTGTAttatctattccatcaggtataGGTGGTTTTACTGTTTATTCTGACGCTTCTCATAAAG ggaagtctaatgcagtggCTGATGcactgagtagaaaggtatgtgatttatccttatctactatGTGTGTCTCTCAgttgattgaagattgctgtGTTTCTGGTCTGGATTTTGAGACAGATATACAACCTGTACAGGTTTATGCAATCACAGCTGAGCCGGAGTTATTTATTCGAATTAAAGAAGCCCAGAAAACTGATCAAAACGTTCTAAATTCGATTGAAAGAATTAGAACTGGACAAGAGTTAGAGTTTCAG ATGGCTCCATTTCAAGAACTGTATTGTAGAAAATGCCGATcgccgttgttttgggatgatcttTCTGAAACACCAGTTACAGGGCCAGACATGATCAGAGAGATTTCTGAAAAA GGTGATCGAGTATTTCTGAAAATCTCTCCTTTTCGAGGCACTGTTCGATTCGGAAAGAGGGGTAAGCTATCACCGAGGTTTATTGGACCTtgtgaaattcttgataaaGTTGGTGATCTTGCATACCGACTAGAATTACCTCCAGCACTGTCAGGTATTCACGATGTATTTCACGTGtctatgttgaggaagtacgaGCCCGAtgcttcccatattcttcatccagatgaagctgagttggataaAAAATTGAGCTATTTCGAACGTCCTATTCAAATACTTGATCACAAGGAAaggcagctcagaaacaaatcCATTCCACTTGTTAAG ctcTTGTTCAAAATTATGCTATCTGATTTGGCTGGTTTATGGTGA